A region from the Dethiosulfovibrio faecalis genome encodes:
- the pxpB gene encoding 5-oxoprolinase subunit PxpB translates to MKETEPRIRPAGDSCLVVDFGNAIALEINAKVQALRSSLEARPVPGIMELMPTYRSLAVYFDPVETDLERLRAVISAGIGSIDEQVEIGSKEAVIPVCYGGEYGPDLESVAIHHGISEEEVIRRHCSNSCYCYMLGFTPGFSYLGGMDESIATPRLETPRELIPAGSVGIAGKQTGIYPIDSPGGWQLIGRTPLVMYDPTREPATLLDAGLWIRFRPVGEDEYLDIREKAVKNAYELEIVEKGDGTL, encoded by the coding sequence ATGAAAGAGACAGAACCAAGGATACGACCGGCCGGAGATTCCTGCCTGGTCGTCGATTTCGGAAACGCCATAGCTCTGGAGATAAACGCCAAGGTGCAGGCCCTCAGATCCAGTCTGGAGGCCCGTCCCGTTCCCGGCATCATGGAGCTCATGCCGACATATCGATCTCTGGCCGTCTACTTCGACCCAGTGGAGACGGACCTGGAGAGGCTCCGAGCGGTTATCTCGGCCGGGATCGGATCGATAGACGAGCAAGTAGAGATAGGATCCAAAGAGGCCGTCATTCCGGTATGCTACGGCGGCGAATACGGACCGGATCTCGAATCGGTGGCGATACACCACGGGATATCCGAGGAAGAGGTCATACGCCGTCACTGCTCCAACAGCTGCTACTGCTACATGCTGGGCTTCACCCCCGGATTCTCCTATCTGGGAGGCATGGACGAATCCATAGCCACCCCCAGGCTGGAGACCCCCAGAGAGCTGATACCGGCGGGCAGCGTCGGCATAGCGGGCAAACAGACCGGGATCTACCCCATAGACAGCCCCGGAGGCTGGCAGCTCATAGGGCGCACTCCCCTGGTGATGTACGACCCGACCAGAGAGCCCGCCACCCTTCTCGACGCAGGGCTCTGGATTCGATTCCGCCCGGTCGGAGAGGACGAATATCTGGACATCAGGGAAAAGGCGGTTAAAAACGCCTACGAGCTGGAGATAGTCGAGAAGGGAGATGGGACACTATGA
- a CDS encoding ABC transporter substrate binding protein, translating to MKKALMLYLALCLASILSFTCPSPGQTRGDPYLEGKRVLMISSYHPGFTTFFPQVEGVKSVLDPEGIALDVEFMDTKRFEDEGNLARFRSLIEAKLERLPRYDAVLTADDAALRFVLEHGKDLFPEIPVVFCGVNDIDLALKQNSDPMVTGVVEDVSMRGTLELTKLLQPEVKEIVAISDGTVSGIADARKFRPIGFALEGVEFSLISLKDLSWKEARERLRSFDDETAVLLLSAYLDSEGISKSFEEGLEYLTDGLNIPVYHLWAHGIGKGLLGGRIISQKQQGRNAAKMVVQILKGTSPKDIPVLTESPNSYLFDHAQLERFDIPSYRLPEDSIVIGKPVPFYECEPIVFWAILGFAGLLTPISLLTTYLFLKGKKDSLALRESEKRYRSLIKNASEGILVTALPDREILYANPAMTEMLGYPYMGIRGKNESEIHPDRSTGVDPHGKPGKAEIDFMRSDGSVFVAEENWTKIAIDGKPALLGFVTDITDRRRIDEELRKHRDELERTVKERTTELEQAKVDALSLAARAQEENIKANETLEKLARSEKMLIDAKDAADEANRAKSDFLATMSHEIRTPLNAIIGLSQLLLREDISERHRDRIAKIDSSGKTLLAIIDDILDFSKIEAGKLEIERIPFSLERTVSETVEAFSVEAEGKRVELHLEISPDLPSSVLGDPFRIRQILNNLISNAIKFTEEGDIIVSLKKGSRYEDEMELIFSVSDTGIGMTDEQLDRIFDPFIQADSSTTRKYRGTGLGLSISHKLCELMGGKIRAESRLGEGSAFTFSVTVGITDGENGTIYRPQDKTRSALTDLRILVVDDNPIARKILREMLKSMTFDVETVSSGEDAIARLKASEEEDISFDVVIMDWKMPRMDGIETAIKISESGLNKSPKLLMVTGHRRAEIVEKARSYGFIDVLSKPVQPSSLLDSIMESISKGHPDRTYGNDEGPADFSEEKLRGAKILLVEDNDLNLEVAAGILQQAGAMVISAKNGLKAIEIFSKDHLDLILMDVQMPEMDGFETTERIREKESEETERKRTPIVAMTAHAMSGDREICIEAGMDDYVTKPIDRDILIDTSCRWIFGKSSKGKDSPNAPADKEIPEKLRIKGIDPGMGIYRTGSDLEGYVRFLRKFVEQFHDTASDVAKAIDAADYDKATWELHSLKGTAGNLGLIELQEISELLESAIRKDRENVPPILEAFEGVHRRTLEDLQKAIPPETDERKKKSDHNASTNGALMLEELKSLLDRRQPQPALSILEETVWPEEIKEEIERISSSVKRYRFEEAIPMVERLSEKLKAPSEGGLP from the coding sequence ATGAAAAAAGCTCTCATGCTGTATCTGGCGTTGTGTCTCGCGTCAATTTTGAGTTTTACCTGCCCCTCTCCAGGTCAGACAAGGGGAGATCCCTACCTGGAGGGCAAAAGAGTGCTGATGATAAGCTCCTACCATCCGGGTTTCACCACATTCTTCCCCCAGGTAGAGGGAGTCAAGTCCGTGTTGGACCCGGAAGGGATCGCCCTGGACGTCGAATTCATGGATACAAAAAGGTTCGAGGACGAGGGGAACCTGGCGAGATTCCGCTCTCTCATCGAGGCAAAACTGGAGCGGCTTCCCCGGTATGACGCGGTCCTTACCGCGGACGACGCCGCTTTGAGGTTCGTCCTGGAGCACGGGAAAGACCTCTTTCCGGAGATCCCCGTGGTGTTCTGCGGGGTCAACGACATCGACCTGGCCTTGAAGCAAAACTCAGACCCCATGGTCACAGGGGTCGTCGAGGACGTCTCCATGAGGGGTACGCTGGAACTGACCAAACTCCTACAGCCGGAGGTCAAGGAGATCGTGGCCATATCGGACGGAACGGTATCGGGAATCGCGGACGCCAGGAAATTCCGCCCCATAGGCTTCGCCCTGGAAGGGGTGGAGTTCTCCCTTATCTCCCTCAAGGACCTGTCCTGGAAAGAGGCCCGCGAAAGGCTGAGGTCCTTCGACGACGAGACTGCCGTCCTGCTCCTGTCGGCTTACCTCGACTCCGAAGGGATCTCCAAATCCTTCGAGGAGGGCCTTGAATACCTCACGGACGGACTTAATATCCCCGTTTACCACCTCTGGGCCCACGGCATAGGGAAGGGCCTTCTGGGCGGACGGATAATCTCCCAGAAACAACAGGGCCGAAACGCCGCCAAGATGGTCGTCCAGATACTTAAGGGGACCTCTCCGAAGGATATACCGGTACTCACGGAGAGCCCGAACAGCTACCTATTCGACCACGCCCAGCTCGAACGTTTCGACATCCCATCCTACAGGCTGCCTGAAGACTCCATCGTCATCGGAAAACCCGTTCCGTTTTATGAATGCGAGCCCATCGTGTTCTGGGCTATTCTAGGATTTGCCGGTCTACTAACCCCTATCTCGCTTCTAACCACCTATCTGTTTCTAAAAGGCAAAAAGGACTCACTAGCTCTGAGGGAAAGCGAAAAACGATACAGATCACTCATAAAGAACGCCTCGGAGGGAATACTGGTGACGGCCCTGCCGGACAGAGAGATACTGTACGCTAACCCTGCCATGACCGAGATGTTGGGCTACCCCTACATGGGAATAAGGGGCAAAAACGAATCGGAGATCCACCCCGACCGCTCAACCGGAGTCGACCCTCACGGCAAGCCCGGCAAAGCAGAGATCGACTTCATGAGATCCGACGGATCGGTATTCGTCGCCGAGGAAAACTGGACCAAGATAGCCATCGACGGCAAACCCGCCCTTCTGGGATTCGTGACGGACATCACGGATAGACGCAGGATTGACGAGGAGCTTAGAAAACACAGAGACGAACTGGAACGGACGGTAAAGGAGAGGACGACGGAACTCGAGCAGGCCAAGGTGGACGCGCTGTCTCTAGCCGCCAGAGCTCAGGAAGAGAACATAAAGGCCAACGAGACCCTGGAGAAACTGGCCAGATCGGAAAAGATGCTCATAGACGCCAAGGACGCCGCCGACGAGGCCAACAGGGCCAAGAGCGACTTTCTGGCTACCATGAGTCACGAGATAAGGACCCCTCTCAACGCCATCATAGGCCTCAGTCAACTCCTGTTAAGGGAGGACATCTCGGAGAGACACCGAGACAGGATAGCCAAGATAGACTCGTCCGGCAAGACTCTGCTGGCCATAATAGACGATATATTGGACTTCTCTAAGATAGAGGCGGGCAAGCTCGAGATAGAGAGGATTCCCTTCTCCCTGGAGAGAACCGTCTCCGAGACGGTGGAGGCTTTCTCAGTGGAGGCGGAGGGAAAACGGGTGGAATTACACCTGGAGATCTCTCCGGACCTCCCGTCGTCCGTCCTGGGAGATCCCTTCAGGATAAGACAGATACTGAACAACCTCATAAGCAATGCCATCAAGTTCACCGAAGAGGGAGACATTATCGTATCCCTAAAGAAGGGCAGCCGATATGAGGACGAGATGGAGCTGATATTCTCCGTCTCCGACACAGGGATCGGCATGACGGACGAACAGCTGGATCGAATTTTCGACCCGTTCATACAGGCCGACAGCTCTACCACCAGGAAATACAGGGGAACGGGCCTCGGCCTCTCCATATCCCATAAATTATGCGAGCTCATGGGAGGGAAGATAAGAGCAGAGAGCCGTCTCGGAGAGGGCAGCGCTTTCACATTCTCCGTCACGGTAGGCATTACGGACGGAGAGAACGGAACGATATACAGGCCTCAGGATAAAACCCGGTCGGCGTTGACGGACCTTAGGATACTCGTCGTGGACGACAACCCCATAGCGAGAAAGATCCTCCGGGAAATGCTAAAGTCCATGACCTTCGACGTTGAGACGGTCTCCTCCGGAGAGGACGCTATAGCCAGACTTAAAGCCTCCGAAGAGGAGGACATCTCCTTCGACGTAGTAATAATGGACTGGAAGATGCCCCGGATGGACGGAATAGAGACGGCCATAAAAATATCGGAATCCGGGTTGAACAAATCTCCGAAGCTTCTCATGGTGACAGGTCATCGTAGAGCCGAGATAGTGGAAAAGGCCAGATCGTATGGGTTCATCGACGTCCTGTCCAAGCCCGTCCAGCCCTCCTCCCTGTTGGACTCCATAATGGAGTCCATATCGAAAGGGCACCCCGACAGAACCTACGGCAACGATGAAGGACCGGCGGACTTTTCCGAGGAAAAACTCCGGGGAGCCAAGATTCTCCTGGTGGAGGACAACGATCTGAACCTGGAGGTCGCCGCCGGAATTCTTCAACAGGCGGGAGCGATGGTAATATCCGCTAAGAACGGACTAAAAGCGATTGAGATCTTCTCGAAAGACCACTTAGACCTGATACTCATGGACGTTCAGATGCCGGAGATGGACGGTTTCGAGACAACGGAGAGGATCAGAGAAAAAGAAAGCGAGGAGACGGAACGGAAGAGAACCCCCATAGTGGCCATGACAGCCCATGCCATGTCGGGAGACAGAGAGATATGTATAGAGGCAGGCATGGACGACTACGTCACCAAGCCTATAGACCGGGATATCCTGATAGACACGTCCTGTCGGTGGATATTCGGAAAATCTTCTAAGGGGAAGGACTCTCCCAACGCCCCTGCCGACAAGGAGATCCCGGAGAAACTCCGGATAAAGGGAATAGACCCAGGGATGGGGATATACCGAACGGGATCGGACCTAGAGGGCTACGTTCGGTTCCTCCGAAAGTTCGTGGAGCAATTCCACGACACCGCCTCCGACGTAGCGAAAGCCATCGACGCCGCCGATTACGACAAGGCCACCTGGGAACTTCACTCCCTAAAGGGGACCGCCGGCAACCTGGGGCTGATAGAGCTCCAAGAGATATCGGAACTGCTGGAGTCGGCGATCCGAAAGGACAGGGAAAACGTACCGCCCATACTTGAGGCTTTCGAAGGGGTACATCGAAGAACTCTAGAGGATCTTCAGAAGGCGATACCCCCTGAAACGGACGAAAGGAAAAAGAAGAGCGACCACAACGCCTCGACCAACGGAGCGTTGATGCTAGAGGAGCTGAAATCGCTGCTCGACAGGAGACAGCCTCAACCGGCCCTCTCCATACTGGAGGAAACCGTCTGGCCCGAAGAGATAAAAGAGGAGATCGAAAGGATATCGAGTTCCGTAAAGAGATATCGTTTCGAGGAGGCCATCCCCATGGTGGAAAGGCTGAGCGAAAAGCTCAAGGCCCCCTCTGAAGGAGGGCTCCCATGA
- a CDS encoding response regulator produces the protein MIDDRKTLLVVDDREINIDILLSFLSDEYQISVAMDGETALSLAREVHPDLILLDVMLPDLDGFEVCRRLKADGRTDRIPVIFVTALNQEMDEARGLELGAVDYITRPFSPPLVMARIRNHLELERHRNNLERLVRERTKDLQIAQLASVHCMATLAEARDSDTGAHIQRTRKYVLLLGNDLVKTNRIDRRITKREVDLMAQASPLHDVGKIGLPDRILLKPGKLTPKEFDEMKLHTIYGGDILRNVEREMGSVPFLVMAREIAENHHEKWDGSGYPRGLSGPQIPLSARIMAVADVYDALRSVRPYKEAFSHCKAVCIMTEESEGHFDPVLIERFFELQDQFDRISRQTK, from the coding sequence ATGATCGACGACAGAAAGACCCTTTTGGTGGTCGACGACAGGGAGATCAACATAGACATACTGCTCTCCTTCCTGTCCGATGAATACCAGATAAGCGTCGCCATGGACGGAGAGACTGCGCTGAGTCTGGCCCGTGAGGTCCATCCCGACCTGATTCTGCTGGATGTCATGCTTCCCGACCTGGACGGTTTCGAGGTATGCAGACGACTCAAGGCCGACGGAAGGACCGATCGAATACCGGTGATCTTCGTGACCGCCCTCAACCAGGAGATGGACGAAGCCCGGGGCTTGGAACTGGGCGCGGTGGACTACATAACCAGGCCCTTCAGCCCTCCTCTCGTGATGGCCAGGATAAGAAACCATCTGGAACTGGAGAGACACAGAAACAACCTGGAAAGGCTGGTCAGGGAGAGGACAAAGGACCTTCAGATAGCTCAGCTTGCCTCGGTCCACTGTATGGCGACTCTGGCCGAGGCGAGAGACAGCGACACAGGAGCCCATATACAGAGAACTAGAAAATACGTCCTGCTTCTGGGCAACGACCTTGTGAAAACGAACAGGATAGATAGACGGATCACGAAAAGAGAGGTCGACCTAATGGCCCAGGCGTCTCCCCTACACGACGTAGGTAAGATCGGCCTACCGGACAGAATCCTGTTGAAACCGGGCAAACTGACCCCCAAGGAGTTCGACGAGATGAAACTACATACCATATACGGGGGAGACATCCTGCGAAACGTCGAGAGGGAAATGGGCTCCGTGCCCTTTCTGGTGATGGCCAGGGAAATAGCGGAAAATCACCACGAAAAATGGGATGGATCGGGCTATCCCAGAGGTCTGTCCGGACCGCAGATCCCGCTATCGGCGAGGATAATGGCCGTCGCCGACGTGTACGACGCACTGAGAAGCGTTCGCCCCTATAAGGAAGCTTTTTCACACTGCAAGGCTGTATGCATAATGACAGAGGAATCGGAGGGACATTTCGACCCCGTCCTGATAGAGAGATTTTTCGAGCTGCAAGATCAGTTCGACAGGATCTCCAGACAGACGAAATAG
- a CDS encoding NRAMP family divalent metal transporter encodes MSTEKITLGDEKAKQGSTLSVLMGAAFLMATSAIGPGFLTQTAVFTEKMQLAFAFAILASVLIDIVVQMNIWRILAVSGMRAQDVANKVLPGLGYFIAFAVALGGLVFNIGNVGGAAMGVNVLTGLPIPVGASISALIAIFIFLRKEMGNAMDKFTQILGFVMIAMVLFMVFRTHPPVGATLKEAVLPSHIDWMIVLTLVGGTVGGYISFAGAHRIIDAGLTGEENIGAISKGSINAVAITGIMRFLLFLAILGVVMMGHPLDPTNPPASAFQIGAGDLGYKIFGIILWAAGITSVIGASYTSISFLRTLFKSVGDHYRAWMIGFIVFSTAILATIGKPVALLIFAGSINGLILPLALISVLLAAHRKDIVGTYRHPMWMSLIGYIMAAFTMWMGVKSLSKIMALFS; translated from the coding sequence ATGTCCACGGAAAAGATCACTTTAGGAGACGAAAAGGCGAAACAGGGCAGCACTTTAAGCGTACTGATGGGGGCGGCCTTCCTCATGGCGACTTCCGCCATAGGCCCGGGATTCCTGACCCAGACGGCGGTGTTCACGGAGAAGATGCAGCTGGCCTTCGCATTCGCCATTCTGGCGTCGGTGCTGATCGACATAGTGGTCCAGATGAACATCTGGAGGATACTGGCCGTATCGGGAATGAGGGCCCAGGACGTGGCGAACAAGGTGCTGCCCGGTCTGGGATACTTCATCGCCTTCGCCGTAGCCCTGGGCGGTCTGGTGTTCAACATAGGCAACGTAGGAGGGGCGGCCATGGGAGTCAACGTCCTGACCGGCCTTCCCATACCGGTCGGAGCCAGTATCAGCGCCCTCATAGCCATATTCATCTTCCTCCGCAAGGAGATGGGCAACGCCATGGACAAGTTCACCCAGATCTTGGGCTTCGTCATGATCGCCATGGTGCTGTTCATGGTCTTCAGGACTCATCCTCCCGTAGGAGCCACTCTTAAAGAGGCCGTGCTACCCTCCCATATCGACTGGATGATCGTCCTCACCCTTGTCGGAGGAACCGTCGGAGGATACATCTCCTTCGCCGGAGCCCACAGGATAATAGACGCCGGCCTCACCGGCGAGGAGAACATCGGGGCCATAAGCAAGGGCTCCATCAACGCCGTCGCCATAACCGGCATCATGAGGTTCCTCCTCTTCCTGGCGATCCTGGGAGTCGTCATGATGGGGCACCCCCTCGACCCGACCAATCCCCCTGCGTCGGCATTCCAGATCGGAGCGGGAGATCTGGGCTACAAGATCTTCGGAATAATCCTCTGGGCCGCCGGGATCACCTCTGTCATAGGGGCCTCCTACACGTCCATATCCTTCCTTAGGACCCTTTTCAAATCGGTAGGCGATCACTACAGGGCCTGGATGATAGGGTTCATAGTGTTCTCCACCGCCATACTCGCTACGATAGGCAAACCGGTGGCTCTGTTGATCTTCGCCGGATCGATCAACGGTCTCATACTGCCTCTGGCCCTGATATCGGTGCTTCTTGCGGCGCATAGAAAGGACATCGTAGGAACCTACAGACACCCCATGTGGATGTCCCTCATAGGCTACATCATGGCGGCCTTCACCATGTGGATGGGGGTCAAATCCCTCAGCAAGATCATGGCGCTGTTCTCCTGA